From the Anaeromyxobacter dehalogenans 2CP-1 genome, the window CCTCGCGCCCCGCTGGATCGAGGTCGTGGGCGACTTCGCCGTCCGCGGCGGCATCCACACGGTGGTGACCGCCCGCCACGGCGAGCGCCCCGCCGGAGTCTGAGCGCGCTCGACAGCGCCCGAGCGGGCGTGCGCGCGCCCCTGTCAGGCTTCCCCTTCACCCCCTCGCACTTCACCTTGAGGTCCGGGGAGGGGAGGGTGGATGCGCAGAGGGCGGCTCTCGATCGCGTACGTCCATTACGGGTCCCAGAGCGGGGTGACCGCGGCCATCGCCGCGGCGCTCGGGGAGCGGGGGCACGAGCTGCGGCTGGTCGCGGCGACCGGCGACCTCGAGCCGCGCGACCCCGGCACGCGAAGGCTCCGCCCCGCGCCGCCGGTGATCGCACACCTGGCGCTGGCCGCGGCGCGCTACGGCCGCCTCGCGCTCCGGCACCGGTGGAACACGACCTACGCCTGGGATCGCCACGCGTCCCGCGCCGGCGAGCGCCTGCGCGCGCTCGCGCCGGCGCCGGACCTGGTGCTCCAGAACGGCGCGCTGTTCGCGCCCGGCCTGCCGCCGCCGCTCCCCTACGCGCTGCTCCTCGACCACACCCGCGCGCTGGCGCAGGCGAGCCCGCCCTGGCCGGCCGCCGGCCTGGCGGCGCCGGTGGACTACGGGCCCGGCTGGCGGGCGCGCGAGACGGCCGTGTACCGGGGCGCGCGCGTGATCGCGACGTTCTCGGCGAACGTGGCCCGCTCGCTGGTGCGGGACTACGGCGTGGACCGCGCGCGCATCGCGGTGGTGGGCGCCGGCGCGAACGTGTTCCCGGCCGAGGCGCCCCGGCGCGACGACGGCCGCACGCTCCTGTTCGTGGGCAAGGACTTCCGGCGCAAGGGCGGCCCCATCCTGCTCGAGGCGTTCGCGCGCCTCCGCCGCCGCCGGCCGCGCGCGCGGCTGCTGGTGGCCGGGCCGCGCGAGGTGCCGGGGCTGCCCGAGGGCGCCTTCCACCTCGGGCCGGTCGCCACCGAGGAGCTGCCCGCCCTGCTCGCCCAGGCCACCGCGCTCGTGCTGCCCACGCTGCGCGAGCCGTTCGGGATCGCGTTCCTCGACGCGATGGCGTGCGGGGTGCCGTGCGTGGGCACGCGCATCGAGGCGGTGCCCGAGATCGTGGCCGAGGGCGAGACGGGGGTGCTCGTACCCCCCGGCGATGCCGTCGCGCTGGCCGGCGCCCTGGAGCGGCTCCTCGACGACCCGCAGGGCGCGCGGGCCATGGGCGCGCGCGGCCGCGCGCGGGTGGCGGAGCGCTTCACCTGGGCACGCGTCGCGGCGCGGCTGGAGCGCGCGCTCCTCCGGGCCACCGGCGGCGACGCGCCCGGCCCGCGTGCGCCCCGCCGGGCGCGGAGCGTGCCTCCCATCCGCGCGGTGCCGCCGCCCGCGCCGCATGAGGCCGTTCTCACCCTGCACTGACGGTCCGCCTCACCCTGCCCCGGTGATCCGGCCGGGGCGGCCCCGGGGTGGGGTGGTACACGGTACGCGCATGGGCGCGGGCGGCGCTGCGACATGGGCAGCCGCTCGAACGCGGTTAGAATCCAGGTCCGCTTGTCCGGATCCGGAATGTCCGCCCCCGCCACCTTCGAGCCGGCGACGCTCGTCGGCACCTGCCTCGACGGTCGGTACGAGCTGACCGGCCACCTGGCCACCGGCGGCATGGGCGCGGTGTTCCAGGCCCGGCACGTCCACCTGCGCAAGGACCTGGCGGTGAAGGTGCTCCGGCCGGAGCTGTCGGCCTCGCCGGACCTGGTGGAGCGGTTCCGGCGCGAGGCGGAGATCGCGAGCGCGCTCCAGCACGACCACATCGTGCACGTCACCGACTTCGGCCGGACCGAGGAGGGCTGGCTGTTCCTCGCCATGGAGCTGCTCACCGGCGAGAGCCTGTTCGACCGGCTCCGGCGCGAGGGCGCGCTCGCGCCCGCGGCGGCGGTGCCGGTGCTGTGGCAGATCTGCGCCGGCCTCGGCGCCGCCCACGCCATGGGCGTCGTGCACCGCGACCTGAAGCCGGAGAACGTGTTCCTGGCGCGGACCGCGAGCGGCCGCGAGGTGGCGAAGATCCTCGACTTCGGCATCGCCAAGATGACCGATCCGAGCTCCGGCTGCGCCACGCAGGCCGGCATGGTGGTGGGCACGCCCGAGTACCTCGCCCCGGAGCAGGCCACCGGCGGCGCGGTGGACGCGCGCGCCGACCTGTACGCGGTCGGGCTCATCGCCTGGCGGATGCTGGCGGGGCATCACCCGTTCACCGCGCCCGACGCGCGCGGCCTGCTCATGAAGCAGGCCACCGCGCCGGTGCCGCCGCTCGCCGGGGCGCGCCCGGAGCTCGCCGCCTGGCCGGAGCTGGTGGCGGTGGTGGCCCGCGCCTGCGAGAAGGAGCCGGCCGCGCGGCCCGCCAGCGCGGCCGAGCTGGGCGAGGCGCTCGCGGCCGCGCTCGGCCCCGCCTTCGCCCTGCCGCCCGGCGCGACGCCCGCGCCCTCCCCGCCCCCGCTCGCCTCCGCCGAGTTCGAGCTGGTCGCGCCCGAGACCCTGACCCCGGCGGTCGCGCCGCCCCGCACGCTCACGCTGCCCGGCGCGTCGGCCTTCGCCGTGCCCGGCCCGCTCGACCGGGTGCGCGCCCGTGCCGCCGGCGCGCTGTCCCGCGCCGCCGGAGCGCTCGCCTGGGCGCGGACCGCCGCCCGCCCCGCGCTCGACGCGCTCGGGCGTCGCGCCGCGGCCTCCGCGCGCGCCCACCCCCGCCGCGCCGCCGCGGTGGCCGGCGCGGGCCTCCTGGCGCTCGCGCTCGCGGGCGGCATCGCCTGGGCCCGGGCGCGCCCGGCCGCCGAGGCGCGCGCGCACCTCGCGGCGGGCCGGCCCGCCGAGGCGAGGAGCGCGCTCGAGGCGGCGCTGCGGCGGCGCCCGGACGATCCGGAGCTGCTCCTCCTGCACGGGCGCGCCCTGCACCGGCTGCCGGGCCGGGCCGCGGACGGCGTGGAGGCCTACCAGGCGGCGCGCGAGGCGGGCGTGCTCGACGCCGAGGCCCGCTCCGACCTGGCGCGGGACCTCGGGGGCGAGCGCAGCCTCGCCGATCGCGCCGCGCGCCTGCTCCGCGACGAGGGCGCGCGCGCCGTCCCGGTGCTCGCGGGCGCGGCGGCGGCGGGGACGGGCGTGCAGCGGCTGCGCGCGCTGGCGGTGCTGCGCGACCTGGGCGCCGAGGAGGAGGTGGAGCGGCAGGCGGCCTATGGCGCGCTCCTCTCCGACCCGGAGTGCGACGTGCGCCGCGCCGCCGCCCGGCGGCTGGGCGAGCTGGCCGATCCCGCCGCGCTGCCCCGGCTCCGCGAGGCCGCCGCGGCCCGCACCGAGCGGCGCGGCCTGTTCGGCCTCACCAGCACCCGGGTCCCGGTCTGCGGCGCGCCGGAGGCGGCCGAGGCCGTCCGCCGCATCGAGGCGGCGCAGTAGCCCTCGCCGTGCTAAACGACGCCTCCACACACCCGTGGAGGAGCACGCATGTCCCGAGGCATCGAGCGGATCGCGGTGAAGGCGGCAGGGGCGGCGCCGGCGGAGGCGGAGGCCGACGCGCTGGCGCTGCCGGTGTTCGAGGACGAGGTCCGCGGCGCCGGGGCCGGCGCGGTGAAGGACCTCGACCGCCTGCTGGACGGCGCCCTCCTCGCCGCCGCCCGCGCCGAGCGGTTCGCCGGCAAGGCCGGCCAGGAGCTGTCGCTCGCGACGCTCGGACGCGCCCGGGCAGGCCGCGTGGTGCTCATGGGGATGGGGCCGCGCGCGAAGGCGCTCGAGGCCTGGGCGCGAGACGGGTACGAGGCGCTGCGGGCCGCCGCGGGCAAGGCGGCGCGCGGCGCGGGGAAGGCCGGCGCGCGCAGGCTCGCGCTCGCCGCGCCGGCGCTGGACGGGGACGCGCTCCCCGGCGCCGCCCGCGCGCTCGCCGAGGGCGCGCTCCTCGGCTCCTACCAGTTCACCCGCTACAAGAAGGACGATCCGGCGCGGCCGTCCGGCGTCGCCGAGGTGGCGGTGCTGGTGCCGCCGTCGCTGGAGCGCGCCCGCGCGGTGAAGGACGCGCTCGACGTCGCCCGCCGGATCGCGGGCGCGGTGGCCTGGGCGCGCGACCTCGTGAACCTGGGCCCGGCGGACTGCACGCCGGAGCTGCTCGCGCGCGCGGCCGCCGAGGTGGCGCGGCGCGCCGGCCTCGCGGTGGAGGTGCGCGGGCCGAAGGAGATCCAGGCGCTGAAGATGGGGATGTTCCTCGGCGTCACCCGCGGCTCCGCGGAGCCGCCGCGCCTCGTGAAGGTGAGCTGGATCCCGCGCGGCGCCGCCGGACGGAAGGCGCCGGTGGTGCTGGTGGGCAAGGCCATCACCTTCGACTCGGGCGGGCTCTCGCTGAAGCCCACCGAGAGCATGGTCACCATGAACACCGACATGGCGGGCAGCGCCGCGGTGCTCGGCGCGATGCAGGTGATCGCCGCGCTGAAGCCGCCGTTCCCGGTGCACGCGGTGCTGGGCGCCTGCGAGAACATGCCGGGCGGGCGCGCCTACAAGCCGTCGGACGTGCTGGTGGCGCACGACGGGCAGACCGTCGAGATCACCAACACCGACGCGGAGGGGCGGCTGGTGCTCGGGGACGTCCTCTCCTGGGCGGCGGACACCCTGAAGCCCGCGGCGATGATCGACGTCGCCACGCTCACCGGCGCGTGCATGGTGGCGCTCGGCAACGGCACCGCCGGCCTGTTCGGCCCGGAGGGCCCGGTCGCCGACGGCGTGCTCGCGGCCGCGCGCGCGGCCGGCGAGGACGTCTGGCGCCTGCCCATGACCGAGGCGCTGAAGGAGCAGCTCAAGAGCGACCGCGCCGACCTGAAGAACACCGGCGATCGCTGGGGCGGCGCCATCACCGCCGCGCACTTCCTCCACGCGTTCGCGAAGGAGACGCCCTGGGCGCACCTCGACATCGCCGGGCCTTCCCACACCGGGAAGGAGCAGGGCTACGTCGCGAAGGGCGCGACCGGGTTCGCGGTCCGCACGCTGGTCGAGTTCGTGCGCGCCTGGAAGGCGTGAGCGGCAGCATTCACGGTTCGTGATCGCGGCCGCCCGGGCCCGGCCCGGCGCGCCGCGATCACTCCGCGAGCGGCGCGTCCTCGGTGCCGGCCGCGTCCGGCGTCGCGAGCACCTCGCGCGCCTTCTCCAGCTCGTCGGGCAGCACGAGCAGCACCAGCCCGCCGTTCGCGAGCGCGATCGGCGGGAGCAGCGACGCGAGCGGCCGGTCCTGCACCACCGCCTCGATCCCCTCCGCCTCGAGCAACCCGAGCGCCACCTCGGCCTCGGAGAGGCTCTCGAACGACGCCACCGGGACGAGCTCCTGGTTCTCGTGCATCGCGCGCCTCCTCGCCCGGAGGATACCGCCGACGGGGCCCGCGCGCAGGCGGGTCCGGCGGCGCACGCCCGCCCGCCCGCCGAGCGGGGACACCGGTCGGGTTCCTACCGGTCATGCAATTGCCCGGCGGGGCGTGCCCCGGCATGTCGAGGAGATGACCGACCTCGCCCGGCTCCCTCCGCGCGACGAGCGCGGCGCGCTGCGCGTGGTGGTGGAGTCGCCGCGCGGTGCAAGCCTGAAGCTGAAGTACGACGCGGAGCTGGGCGTGGTGACGGTGTCGCGCCCGCTGCCGCTCGGGCTCGCCTACCCGTACGACTGGGGGTTCATCCCGGGCACGCGCGCGCCGGACGGCGACCCGGTGGACGCCCTCGTCTACTGGGACGCGGTGAGCTTCCCCGGGGTGGTGGTGCCGTGCCGCGCCGTGGGCGTGGTGCGCCTGGAGCAGGACTCGAGGTCGAACGGCCGGGTGCGCAACGACCGCATCCTGGCCGTCCCGGTGAAGCACCCGCGGGGCGACGACCTCCGCTCGCCGGACGACCTGCCCGCGCGGGTCCGCGACGAGATCGCGCAGTTCTTCCTCTCCGCGATCTTCTTCGAGCCGAAGAACCCGGCGCTGCTGGGCTGGGGCGGGCCGGAGGAGGCCGAGCGCCTGGTGGACGGCTGCACGCGCGCGCTCGCGGCCGTGATCCGGCGCCGCTCCTGATCCAGCGCAAGCCGCCGCCGTCCCCCTGGCCGATCGCGCGCCGGCGGGGTGGGCCGGAGGCGGGCCCCTGCGGTAATCTCGCCGTTCACCCGGCGGGCGCGCCGCGCCCCGGAAGCGAGCGAGGAGAGCCATGATCGCGTGGACGCCGGACCTGGCGGTCGGGATCGAGGAGATCGACGCGCAGCACCAGGAGCTGTTCCGCCGCGCCGAGCGCTTCGTGTCCAGCCTGGGCCAGACCTCGCGCCAGGAGGTCGGCATCCTGCTCTCGTACCTGCGCCTCTATTGCGTGACGCACTTCGGGGCCGAGGAGTCCTGGATGCGGGAGGTGGAGTACCCGGGCTACGCGCAGCACAAGGCGGAGCACGACGGCTTCGTGGCGAGCCTGATGGCGCTCTCCGACGAGCACGAGAAGCGCGGCGGGCCGGGGCTGCAGGCGACGCGCGTCTCCACGTTCGTGGAGCGCTGGCTGCAGGACCACGTCACCAGCACCGACGTCGCGTTCGCGAGGTTCGTGCTGTCGCGGTCGGAGTAGGGCTCGCGGCCCGTGGTCGCGCACCCCCGCCGCGGAGGTGCGCCGCCGCCCGCGCGGGGCTAACCTCCGGGCGTGAACCTCACCGACACGCTCGCGCTCCTCCTCCGCCCCGCCGGCGGCGGCATCCACCTCGTCTCCAGCGGCAAGGCCGAGCAGCTCGCGCTGCAGCGCCGGCTCTACGGCGCCGACGACGAGCGCGAGATCCGCGCGCGCTGGCGCGAGGACCTGGAGCGCGCCGCCACCGCGCGCGCGGTGGTGCTGGGCATCCCCTCCGACGTGGGGGCGGGCTTCCGCCGCGGCGCGAACCTGGGCCCGGCCGCCATTCGCGAGCGGCTGCTCGCCGACGATCCGTCGCGCAGCGCGCGCGACCGCGCCGACGGGGTGGTGGACCTCGGCGACGTGTTCGTGGTCCCGCAGCTCCTCCACGACAACATGCTGGGCGAGGCGCAGCTCGCCGCCAGCCGCCGCGCGCTCTACCCGGACCTCCCGGCGGACGAGGCGGCGCGCCTGCCGGTGTCGCCGCTCTCCATCGCGGAGCACGCGCTGTCGCTGGTGCTGGAGGTGAACCCGCGCGCCCGCGTGTTCGCGGTCGGCGGCGATCACTCCACCGCCTGGCCGGTGGTGAAGGCGCTCTCGGCGCGCTGGCCGGGCCTCGGCATCGTGCAGATCGACGCCCACACCGACCTGCTCGAGGACCGGCTCGGCATCCGCTACTGCTTCGGCACCTGGTCGTACCACGCGAACGAGCTGGTGGGCCG encodes:
- a CDS encoding glycosyltransferase family 4 protein gives rise to the protein MRRGRLSIAYVHYGSQSGVTAAIAAALGERGHELRLVAATGDLEPRDPGTRRLRPAPPVIAHLALAAARYGRLALRHRWNTTYAWDRHASRAGERLRALAPAPDLVLQNGALFAPGLPPPLPYALLLDHTRALAQASPPWPAAGLAAPVDYGPGWRARETAVYRGARVIATFSANVARSLVRDYGVDRARIAVVGAGANVFPAEAPRRDDGRTLLFVGKDFRRKGGPILLEAFARLRRRRPRARLLVAGPREVPGLPEGAFHLGPVATEELPALLAQATALVLPTLREPFGIAFLDAMACGVPCVGTRIEAVPEIVAEGETGVLVPPGDAVALAGALERLLDDPQGARAMGARGRARVAERFTWARVAARLERALLRATGGDAPGPRAPRRARSVPPIRAVPPPAPHEAVLTLH
- a CDS encoding serine/threonine-protein kinase, encoding MSGSGMSAPATFEPATLVGTCLDGRYELTGHLATGGMGAVFQARHVHLRKDLAVKVLRPELSASPDLVERFRREAEIASALQHDHIVHVTDFGRTEEGWLFLAMELLTGESLFDRLRREGALAPAAAVPVLWQICAGLGAAHAMGVVHRDLKPENVFLARTASGREVAKILDFGIAKMTDPSSGCATQAGMVVGTPEYLAPEQATGGAVDARADLYAVGLIAWRMLAGHHPFTAPDARGLLMKQATAPVPPLAGARPELAAWPELVAVVARACEKEPAARPASAAELGEALAAALGPAFALPPGATPAPSPPPLASAEFELVAPETLTPAVAPPRTLTLPGASAFAVPGPLDRVRARAAGALSRAAGALAWARTAARPALDALGRRAAASARAHPRRAAAVAGAGLLALALAGGIAWARARPAAEARAHLAAGRPAEARSALEAALRRRPDDPELLLLHGRALHRLPGRAADGVEAYQAAREAGVLDAEARSDLARDLGGERSLADRAARLLRDEGARAVPVLAGAAAAGTGVQRLRALAVLRDLGAEEEVERQAAYGALLSDPECDVRRAAARRLGELADPAALPRLREAAAARTERRGLFGLTSTRVPVCGAPEAAEAVRRIEAAQ
- a CDS encoding leucyl aminopeptidase, which translates into the protein MSRGIERIAVKAAGAAPAEAEADALALPVFEDEVRGAGAGAVKDLDRLLDGALLAAARAERFAGKAGQELSLATLGRARAGRVVLMGMGPRAKALEAWARDGYEALRAAAGKAARGAGKAGARRLALAAPALDGDALPGAARALAEGALLGSYQFTRYKKDDPARPSGVAEVAVLVPPSLERARAVKDALDVARRIAGAVAWARDLVNLGPADCTPELLARAAAEVARRAGLAVEVRGPKEIQALKMGMFLGVTRGSAEPPRLVKVSWIPRGAAGRKAPVVLVGKAITFDSGGLSLKPTESMVTMNTDMAGSAAVLGAMQVIAALKPPFPVHAVLGACENMPGGRAYKPSDVLVAHDGQTVEITNTDAEGRLVLGDVLSWAADTLKPAAMIDVATLTGACMVALGNGTAGLFGPEGPVADGVLAAARAAGEDVWRLPMTEALKEQLKSDRADLKNTGDRWGGAITAAHFLHAFAKETPWAHLDIAGPSHTGKEQGYVAKGATGFAVRTLVEFVRAWKA
- a CDS encoding putative signal transducing protein; the encoded protein is MHENQELVPVASFESLSEAEVALGLLEAEGIEAVVQDRPLASLLPPIALANGGLVLLVLPDELEKAREVLATPDAAGTEDAPLAE
- a CDS encoding inorganic diphosphatase, with protein sequence MTDLARLPPRDERGALRVVVESPRGASLKLKYDAELGVVTVSRPLPLGLAYPYDWGFIPGTRAPDGDPVDALVYWDAVSFPGVVVPCRAVGVVRLEQDSRSNGRVRNDRILAVPVKHPRGDDLRSPDDLPARVRDEIAQFFLSAIFFEPKNPALLGWGGPEEAERLVDGCTRALAAVIRRRS
- a CDS encoding bacteriohemerythrin, whose product is MIAWTPDLAVGIEEIDAQHQELFRRAERFVSSLGQTSRQEVGILLSYLRLYCVTHFGAEESWMREVEYPGYAQHKAEHDGFVASLMALSDEHEKRGGPGLQATRVSTFVERWLQDHVTSTDVAFARFVLSRSE
- a CDS encoding arginase family protein, translating into MNLTDTLALLLRPAGGGIHLVSSGKAEQLALQRRLYGADDEREIRARWREDLERAATARAVVLGIPSDVGAGFRRGANLGPAAIRERLLADDPSRSARDRADGVVDLGDVFVVPQLLHDNMLGEAQLAASRRALYPDLPADEAARLPVSPLSIAEHALSLVLEVNPRARVFAVGGDHSTAWPVVKALSARWPGLGIVQIDAHTDLLEDRLGIRYCFGTWSYHANELVGRGGRLVQVGTRASGRDRAHWESTLGVRQFWAADVLADPRAALDAILAHVKATGVSSVYFTNDIDGTDQQWADATGTPEPGGLTPAFVSALVRRLGSEVGLAGGDVMEVAPGIAGGEGAGPRTVGLAAGYLAETIDAALGRTR